Sequence from the Colletotrichum higginsianum IMI 349063 chromosome 6, whole genome shotgun sequence genome:
TCTGATCCAGTGCTTGCGGGCCCCCCGGCATGCTTGAACTTCGCCTTTACACCCCTTCCTGACGCCGCCCGGATCATTTGCTTCGAGGTGAGAACGTACAGCAAAACATTCTCGACGAGTTACGATCCAAGTACGGGACGAAAAGATTCATCCGTCAAATCCACTACTTGAGTAACGCCCACTTGTCTCTGCGCGCTGCTTCCCTCGGCACACACGAGGCGCCGATCGCCAACACCCCACGACGAGTCTCGCAGTCGAACCGCCCAAAGCCTCTTCCTCAGCGAAACGTACGTGCTGCGAACCCAggcacacacatacacacacaaacgCACACAAACGTACAAAAACACGCAAGCGCAAAGAACAATGGCTCAGGGCGGCGTGAAATCCTCCTCGcgcccggcgccgacgggcAAGCCCAAGCAAAAGTCGACCAAGAACGCATCGCGCGTGGCAAAGCCgcagaaggccaaggcccaCGGCTCCGCCGACAAGATGCAGAAGAAGCTCGcagccggcctcgtcgggcgGACGGAGAAGCTGCTCGGCGAGCGAGCCGGCCACCTCGAGCTCATTGGCAAGGGAAAAaaggccaagggcgccaaGGATGAGAAGACGCACAAGGGCGGCAGCCGCAAGTACGGCTAAAAGGGACTTGATCAGTCCCTGTGTGTTGTGGTGGGAGGATATCACGATCTGTGCGGGGCATTGGTTCGAAGGAGTGTTGCGTTTGACGTGGCAGAGGAGGGCGGCTGGGCACAACTCGCGACAAGCGATGCGCAAGGGGAGATGTCCTCGTGTTGCTCGAGCTTCTGACCGGCGAGAATGGGGCCGGAAACCGCAAAACACACATCTGGCTCTGCGATGAAGCAAACCGCAGACGAGGCAGTGCTGAAATACTACTAGCCTTTGCGGGGTTGTGATGATCGAGGGTGTTTGACGACTAGATACCCCCAAATAATCGAAATGCATGTTTTCCGTTTAAAGACATGAGCGATGGCCAAGCTTGAGAGTCGAGGGCTCCACGTTGCGTAAGGCAGTGACTACGTTGACCGTCAGAACAT
This genomic interval carries:
- a CDS encoding Kinetochore protein, with the protein product MAQGGVKSSSRPAPTGKPKQKSTKNASRVAKPQKAKAHGSADKMQKKLAAGLVGRTEKLLGERAGHLELIGKGKKAKGAKDEKTHKGGSRKYG